One Syngnathoides biaculeatus isolate LvHL_M chromosome 4, ASM1980259v1, whole genome shotgun sequence DNA window includes the following coding sequences:
- the serpind1 gene encoding heparin cofactor 2, translated as MQVIWTIVSVACLVASPGLAAIKDLSSHFSHPNPDPRSFQANGGGDIEDIPLDFHKENTITNDLVFDGFEDQDYIDFDKILSAGSDDYIEGDEIDEIATPAPDIDIFAEPSDPKIRRARLLRLFHGRSRLQRLSIANAVFGFNLYRSLRNDVNQSENILLAPAGISIALGMMSLGAGPGTHDQIYKVLGFAEFVNASTHYDNITVHKLFRKLTHRLFRRNYGYTLRSVNDVYVKKNVSMKDTFRAETKAYYFAEPQSVDFRDPAFLNKANRRISKITKGLIKEPLKSVDPNMILMLLNYLYFKGTWEQKFPKEMTHYRNFRVNEKTNVRVPMMTNKGNYLAAADHELDCDILQLPYTGNISMLIALPRKITGMRTLEQEISPTVVNKWLKNMTNRTREVVLPRFKLEQNYDLIENLKEMGLTDLFHDGGDFSGMTSDKVALNWLKHQGTITVNEEGTEAAALTQVGFMPLSSQIRFIVDHPFLFLIYEHRTDCVVFMGRVVNPSQN; from the exons ATGCAGGTGATCTGGACAATCGTCTCGGTGGCCTGCCTAGTGGCGAGTCCAGGACTGGCCGCCATCAAAGACCTCAGTTCGCACTTTAGTCACCCAAACCCGGACCCCAGAAGCTTCCAGGCAAACGGCGGAGGGGATATAGAAGACATCCCTTTAGATTTCCACAAAGAAAACACCATCACCAACGACCTGGTTTTTGATGGCTTTGAGGACCAAGATTACATCGATTTTGATAAGATCCTGTCTGCGGGCAGTGATGACTACAT tGAAGGGGATGAAATTGACGAGATTGCCACTCCCGCCCCGGATATCGACATATTCGCCGAACCATCGGACCCGAAGATTCGTCGCGCCAGACTCCTGCGGCTCTTTCACGGTCGTTCGCGCCTCCAACGCCTCAGCATCGCCAACGCCGTCTTCGGCTTTAACCTCTATCGGAGTCTCCGCAATGACGTCAACCAGAGCGAAAACATTCTGCTCGCGCCCGCTGGGATCTCCATCGCCTTGGGGATGATGTCTTTAGGAGCCGGACCGGGAACCCACGATCAGATCTACAAAGTTCTGGGATTCGCTGAATTTGTCAACGCGAGCACTCATTATGACAACATCACGGTACACAAGCTTTTCAGGAAGTTGACACACAGGCTGTTTCGGAGAAACTACGGCTACACGCTACGCTCCGTTAACGATGTCTACGTGAAGAAGAACGTCTCGATGAAAGACACCTTCCGTGCGGAGACGAAGGCGTACTACTTCGCAGAACCCCAGTCGGTGGACTTCAGGGATCCTGCCTTTTTGAACAAGGCAAACCGCCGCATTTCAAAGATCACTAAGGGACTCATCAAGGAGCCGCTCAAGAGCGTAGACCCAAATATGATACTCATGCTGCTCAACTACCTTTACTTTAAAG GCACATGGGAACAGAAATTTCCAAAAGAGATGACCCATTACCGCAACTTCCGAGTGAACGAGAAGACAAACGTACGAGTGCCGATGATGACCAACAAGGGGAACTACCTGGCCGCTGCCGACCACGAGCTTGACTGTGACATCCTACAA CTCCCGTACACGGGAAACATCAGCATGCTCATTGCCTTGCCGAGGAAGATTACAGGTATGAGGACTTTGGAGCAGGAGATCTCGCCGACAGTTGTCAACAAGTGGctcaaaaacatgacaaacag AACGCGTGAGGTGGTGCTACCTCGCTTCAAACTGGAACAGAACTACGACTTGATTGAGAACCTCAAGGAGATGGGTCTCACTGACCTGTTTCACGATGGCGGAGACTTTTCTGGAATGACTTCAGATAAGGTTGCATTGAACTGG CTTAAGCATCAAGGAACCATCACTGTGAATGAGGAAGGCACGGAGGCAGCTGCTCTGACCCAGGTGGGCTTCATGCCCCTCTCCTCCCAGATCCGCTTCATAGTAGACCACcctttcctcttcctcatctacGAGCACCGTACGGACTGCGTTGTGTTCATGGGCAGAGTGGTCAACCCGTCACAGAACTAA